A genomic stretch from Chitinophagaceae bacterium includes:
- a CDS encoding aldo/keto reductase, protein MNYSSVIAGTMKWGLWGSKFDYTAYEQMIKDCIALGVTSFDHADIYGNYTTEEEFGQVLKQNPSLRQQMQLITKCGIQMVSPNRPQHKIKSYDTSFEHIMESVKTSLENFSTDYIDCLLIHRPDQLFNADEVAKAFAQLKQQGKVLHFGVSNFRKWQVDLLMSRFPVEVNQIECSLLQLNPFVDGTLDQCQQHHITPMVWSPLGGGNLFADTDDEQNKRIIAVANFLADKYNSASDIILLSWLLTHPSGILPVAGTSRIERIQSAVAATQIKLDREEWFMLWRASTGKEVA, encoded by the coding sequence ATGAATTACTCCTCTGTTATTGCCGGCACAATGAAATGGGGTTTATGGGGTTCGAAGTTTGATTACACTGCTTATGAGCAAATGATCAAAGATTGTATAGCACTTGGCGTTACAAGTTTTGATCATGCAGATATTTATGGAAATTATACAACTGAAGAAGAGTTTGGTCAGGTATTGAAACAGAACCCATCCTTACGGCAGCAAATGCAGCTGATTACTAAATGTGGCATACAGATGGTTTCGCCTAACAGGCCGCAGCATAAGATCAAATCATATGATACCTCCTTTGAACATATTATGGAATCGGTTAAAACTTCATTAGAAAATTTTTCAACTGATTATATTGATTGCCTTCTCATTCACCGTCCTGATCAATTGTTCAATGCTGATGAAGTGGCAAAAGCTTTTGCACAATTGAAACAACAGGGAAAAGTACTTCACTTTGGTGTTTCCAATTTCAGGAAATGGCAGGTTGATTTACTAATGAGCAGATTTCCAGTTGAAGTAAATCAGATAGAATGTTCGCTACTGCAGTTAAATCCTTTTGTTGATGGCACACTGGATCAATGTCAGCAACATCATATTACCCCAATGGTATGGAGTCCATTAGGAGGTGGGAATTTATTTGCAGATACTGATGATGAGCAGAATAAACGAATAATAGCAGTTGCTAATTTTCTTGCAGACAAATATAATTCAGCATCAGATATTATTTTACTGAGCTGGTTACTTACGCATCCTTCCGGCATACTTCCTGTGGCTGGAACATCCAGAATTGAAAGAATACAATCAGCTGTAGCAGCCACACAAATAAAACTGGACCGAGAAGAATGGTTCATGCTCTGGAGAGCAAGTACTGGAAAAGAAGTTGCTTAA
- a CDS encoding glycosyltransferase family 39 protein, whose protein sequence is MMIQKNIFLLFAIIIAVYFCAIGVDTMDVDASQYAAISREMKESGRYLQVYEQGKDYLDKPPFLFWISSLSMNLFGENNLGFKFPSILFAILAVFATYRFAKLFYDKTLAVISAIVLASCQAVFLITNDIRTDTILMSWVIIAIWQIAEWMQSKKTIHFILGAAAIGAGMVTKGPIALFVPIFAFGSHFVLQRKFSYLFKPVYLLGLITIAIVLIPMSIGLYQQYDLHPEKTVNGLKNVSGLRFFYWTQSFGRITGENVWNNNAPFSFLFENLLWGMLPWTLFFISGLVNDLIQIIRKKLIVAENEEFLTTGGFVLAYCSLGISKYQLPHYIYVVLPFIAIITAKMIYAIFWQQKFQFLKKMITPVQWLVCITLLIAPVIIIIYSFPSNSIWTWLIPVLTATTVLTLFLNKAISKKLFSISLALIIGLNVFLSLWFYPQVLKYQAGNVAGRYIAKQRIDREKFYIYRFQGNNVALHFYSNRIVRVIDSINNLSSETYLLTMDEGLEILKNSGRNFEILKQGLDYHVTALTGKFLNKETRDQQCKNYYIIKLN, encoded by the coding sequence ATGATGATTCAAAAAAACATTTTCTTACTGTTTGCAATAATTATAGCTGTTTATTTTTGTGCAATTGGTGTAGATACCATGGATGTAGATGCATCACAATATGCAGCCATCAGCAGAGAAATGAAAGAAAGCGGACGCTACCTGCAGGTATATGAACAGGGCAAAGATTATTTAGACAAACCTCCTTTCCTGTTTTGGATCAGCAGTCTTTCCATGAATCTGTTTGGTGAAAATAACCTGGGATTCAAATTTCCATCTATTCTTTTTGCTATACTTGCAGTGTTTGCTACTTACCGTTTTGCAAAGTTGTTCTACGATAAAACGCTTGCAGTTATTTCTGCAATCGTGCTGGCAAGTTGCCAGGCAGTTTTTTTAATTACAAATGATATTCGTACCGATACAATTTTAATGAGTTGGGTTATCATAGCCATATGGCAGATAGCTGAATGGATGCAATCAAAAAAAACAATTCATTTTATTTTAGGTGCTGCAGCCATTGGGGCAGGTATGGTTACAAAAGGGCCTATTGCTTTGTTTGTACCCATATTTGCATTCGGAAGCCATTTTGTATTGCAACGGAAATTCAGTTATCTGTTTAAACCAGTATATCTGCTTGGATTAATTACAATTGCAATTGTGTTGATTCCTATGAGCATTGGCTTGTACCAACAGTATGATCTGCATCCGGAAAAAACAGTGAATGGTTTGAAAAATGTTTCCGGGTTACGATTTTTTTACTGGACACAAAGTTTTGGACGCATTACAGGTGAAAACGTTTGGAACAATAACGCACCATTCAGTTTCTTGTTTGAAAATTTATTGTGGGGAATGTTGCCTTGGACATTATTCTTCATCTCAGGCTTAGTTAATGATCTTATCCAGATCATCCGCAAGAAATTGATTGTTGCAGAAAATGAAGAGTTCCTCACAACAGGTGGTTTTGTATTAGCCTACTGTTCACTGGGCATCTCAAAATACCAGCTGCCTCATTACATCTATGTAGTATTGCCCTTCATTGCCATCATCACTGCAAAAATGATTTACGCAATTTTTTGGCAACAGAAATTTCAGTTCCTTAAAAAAATGATCACTCCTGTTCAATGGCTGGTTTGCATTACATTGCTGATTGCACCAGTAATCATTATAATTTATTCCTTTCCATCCAATTCAATTTGGACTTGGTTGATACCAGTATTAACAGCAACTACTGTGTTGACTCTATTTTTAAATAAAGCAATTTCAAAAAAGCTCTTCAGCATTTCACTTGCATTAATCATAGGGTTAAATGTATTCCTCAGTTTATGGTTTTATCCGCAGGTTCTTAAATACCAGGCAGGAAATGTTGCAGGCCGTTATATTGCAAAACAAAGAATTGATCGGGAAAAGTTTTACATCTATAGGTTCCAGGGAAATAATGTTGCTCTTCACTTTTACAGCAACCGTATTGTGAGAGTAATCGACTCAATTAATAATCTTTCTTCAGAAACATATTTACTGACAATGGATGAAGGATTAGAAATTTTGAAAAATAGTGGAAGAAATTTTGAAATACTAAAACAGGGGTTAGATTATCACGTTACTGCTCTAACCGGAAAATTTTTGAATAAAGAAACCAGAGATCAGCAATGCAAAAACTACTATATTATTAAACTGAACTAA